One part of the Thermodesulfovibrio sp. 3462-1 genome encodes these proteins:
- the kdsB gene encoding 3-deoxy-manno-octulosonate cytidylyltransferase codes for MVTIIIPARFASTRFPGKVLAPLKNKPIIQHVYEKAKASQLVDEVFVATDDERIFQCVTAFGGKAIMTSKKHLSGTDRIAEAVDILIEDGYNLTNKSIIINLQGDEPLIKPQMIDQLVNIMKEVSYSNKFIGTLAKKIYDEREFQNPNIVKVVFDEAGYALYFSRCPIPFDREKYLKRVSTNDFMYKHIGIYGYTVEILKNFIKLPQSRLEKIEALEQLRALENGIKIKVGVTEYDSFGIDTPEDLEVAEQCLNTYL; via the coding sequence ATGGTTACAATTATTATACCAGCAAGATTTGCTTCTACAAGATTTCCTGGAAAAGTTCTTGCTCCTTTAAAAAATAAACCAATTATTCAGCATGTATATGAAAAAGCAAAAGCCTCTCAGCTGGTTGATGAAGTGTTTGTAGCAACAGATGACGAAAGAATATTTCAATGTGTTACTGCCTTTGGTGGAAAAGCTATAATGACATCAAAAAAGCATCTATCAGGAACTGACAGAATTGCTGAGGCAGTTGATATTTTAATAGAGGATGGATATAATTTAACCAATAAATCAATTATAATTAATCTTCAAGGAGATGAACCCTTGATAAAGCCTCAAATGATTGACCAGCTTGTAAATATTATGAAAGAAGTTTCTTATTCAAATAAATTTATTGGAACTCTGGCAAAAAAAATTTATGATGAAAGGGAGTTTCAAAATCCAAACATTGTAAAGGTTGTTTTTGATGAAGCAGGCTATGCTCTTTATTTTTCTCGCTGTCCAATACCATTTGACAGAGAAAAATATTTAAAAAGAGTTTCAACCAATGATTTTATGTATAAACACATAGGAATTTACGGATATACAGTTGAAATCCTTAAAAATTTTATAAAACTTCCACAGTCAAGACTGGAAAAAATAGAGGCTTTAGAACAATTGCGAGCACTTGAAAATGGAATAAAAATAAAAGTAGGGGTAACAGAATATGATTCATTTGGAATAGATACTCCTGAAGATCTGGAGGTAGCTGAGCAATGCCTAAATACATATTTATAA